One genomic window of Myxococcota bacterium includes the following:
- a CDS encoding sialidase family protein → MAIQPKDLEHVRAHADPAHACNQGSLIRLANGELLMGYNEERGTRHRDSGQSCLVRSRDGGRSWDPASRTVVWPWSDTQGNWDCAFAQLSDGEILMHTRVCSFLDATALRGAADQVVGGPPPGRAERFKRQTGYALCRSRDGGHTWSAPRPVNTSPICDSGLGPYIVGGSGAGHVIELPDGGLLMPLHGTISREWPLAAGETPRCFVLRSDDRGRNWEYWATVAYDASHILEWVEPGMTRLRDGRLICLMRTQARPGRFDHLWFSESADDGASWSRPERTGLWGYPADVTQLDDGRVLAVYGYRRAPWGVRACVSRDGRSWDPRNEFVVREGGAAEPGFREYWHIGYPTLALAPDGAIAVAYHEYARGATPIQEMWVTRFRL, encoded by the coding sequence GTGGCGATCCAGCCCAAAGACCTCGAGCACGTGCGCGCCCACGCCGACCCCGCACACGCCTGCAACCAGGGCAGCCTGATCCGGCTGGCGAACGGCGAGCTCCTGATGGGCTACAACGAGGAGCGCGGCACGCGCCATCGCGACAGCGGTCAGTCGTGTCTGGTGCGCTCGCGCGACGGCGGCCGCAGCTGGGACCCGGCTTCGCGCACGGTCGTCTGGCCCTGGAGTGACACGCAGGGCAACTGGGACTGCGCGTTCGCGCAGCTCTCCGACGGCGAGATCCTGATGCACACGCGCGTGTGCAGCTTCCTCGACGCGACCGCGCTGCGCGGCGCCGCCGACCAGGTGGTGGGCGGGCCCCCGCCCGGCCGCGCGGAGCGCTTCAAGCGCCAGACGGGCTATGCGCTGTGCCGCTCGCGCGACGGCGGGCACACCTGGAGCGCGCCCCGTCCGGTGAACACGAGCCCGATCTGTGACTCGGGGCTCGGGCCGTACATCGTGGGCGGATCCGGCGCCGGTCACGTGATCGAGCTGCCCGACGGCGGCCTGCTCATGCCTCTGCACGGCACGATCTCGCGCGAGTGGCCGCTGGCGGCCGGCGAGACCCCGCGCTGCTTCGTGCTGCGCTCCGACGACCGCGGCCGGAACTGGGAGTATTGGGCGACCGTGGCCTACGACGCCTCGCACATCCTCGAGTGGGTCGAGCCGGGCATGACGCGCCTGCGCGACGGCCGGCTCATATGTCTCATGCGCACGCAGGCGCGGCCCGGCCGCTTCGACCACCTGTGGTTCAGCGAGTCCGCCGACGATGGCGCGAGCTGGAGCCGCCCGGAGCGCACGGGTCTGTGGGGCTACCCCGCGGACGTGACTCAGCTCGACGACGGCCGCGTGCTCGCCGTGTACGGCTACCGGCGCGCGCCTTGGGGCGTGCGCGCCTGTGTCTCGCGCGACGGGCGCAGCTGGGACCCGCGCAACGAGTTCGTGGTACGAGAAGGCGGCGCTGCCGAGCCCGGCTTCCGCGAGTACTGGCACATCGGCTATCCCACGCTGGCGCTCGCGCCCGACGGTGCGATCGCGGTCGCGTACCACGAGTACGCGCGCGGCGCGACGCCCATTCAGGAGATGTGGGTCACGCGCTTCCGTCTGTAG
- a CDS encoding C-type lectin domain-containing protein, giving the protein MLTRSVSAASSALLAFSFGLSSSPAFASTYALTPVLSWTDAEAYATSLGGHLVVIDDQAEQDALVAQFGGTEPFWIGLTDTQIEGTFMWVNGDPLTYTNWLPGEPNNSGGVENYGEMNWGAPGKWNDATNEPGGRGIVEFPEPAAGAGLALAAVALGGCSLIRRRGWL; this is encoded by the coding sequence ATGCTCACTCGGAGCGTCTCGGCCGCCTCGTCGGCCCTGCTGGCGTTCTCGTTCGGCCTGTCTTCCTCTCCCGCTTTCGCCTCGACCTACGCGCTCACGCCCGTGCTGTCCTGGACGGACGCGGAGGCCTACGCGACCTCACTCGGAGGTCACCTGGTCGTCATCGACGACCAGGCCGAGCAGGACGCGCTGGTCGCGCAGTTCGGCGGGACCGAGCCGTTCTGGATCGGACTCACCGACACCCAGATCGAGGGCACCTTCATGTGGGTCAACGGCGATCCGCTCACCTACACCAACTGGCTGCCGGGCGAGCCGAACAACTCGGGCGGGGTCGAGAACTACGGCGAGATGAACTGGGGCGCGCCCGGAAAGTGGAACGACGCGACCAACGAGCCGGGAGGGCGCGGGATCGTCGAGTTCCCGGAGCCGGCCGCCGGAGCGGGTCTCGCGCTCGCAGCCGTCGCGCTCGGGGGCTGCAGCCTCATCCGTCGGCGAGGCTGGCTGTAA
- a CDS encoding GFA family protein produces MLEGSCDCGAVRIELDVAPKDVTDCNCGICRRCGARWSYFHPMSVRILPPSGATAIYQRGKRMLEFHRCTMCGCVTHWAPVDKRHPRMGVNMRLFPPELLAKLEVLLCDAASW; encoded by the coding sequence ATGCTGGAAGGGTCGTGCGACTGCGGCGCGGTCCGAATCGAGCTCGACGTGGCCCCGAAGGACGTCACCGATTGCAACTGCGGGATCTGCCGCCGCTGCGGCGCGCGCTGGTCCTACTTCCACCCCATGTCGGTTCGCATCCTTCCGCCCTCGGGCGCGACGGCGATCTACCAGCGCGGTAAACGCATGCTCGAGTTCCACCGCTGCACCATGTGTGGCTGCGTCACTCACTGGGCGCCGGTCGACAAGCGCCATCCGCGCATGGGCGTGAACATGCGTCTGTTCCCGCCCGAGCTGCTCGCGAAGCTCGAGGTGCTGCTGTGCGACGCGGCCTCCTGGTAG
- a CDS encoding RraA family protein — MSPNEPWQALARFDTPTICNALEAVCPERRGVGFTIHSLFCAHPGLPPIVARARTATIRAATPSGRSAADEAQLLHDYYRHVGAPPHPTVTVIEDLDPVPGTGAWWGEVHTHLHRGLGSLGVITNGSVRDLDQIAPGFQVLAGKVAPSHAHVHPVEVGVPVSVAGMRVSPGDWIHADRHGAVVIPEPALASLAAAAEAVTRRERVLIEASQKPGFDLAQLEALLSGRAH, encoded by the coding sequence ATGAGCCCGAACGAGCCATGGCAGGCCCTCGCGCGCTTCGACACGCCCACCATCTGCAACGCGCTCGAGGCGGTCTGCCCCGAGCGACGCGGCGTCGGCTTCACGATCCACTCACTCTTCTGCGCGCATCCGGGCCTGCCGCCGATCGTGGCGCGCGCGCGCACCGCGACCATCCGCGCGGCCACGCCCTCGGGCCGGAGCGCCGCGGACGAGGCGCAGCTGCTGCATGACTACTACCGGCACGTCGGCGCGCCGCCGCACCCGACCGTCACCGTGATCGAGGACCTCGATCCCGTGCCCGGCACGGGCGCGTGGTGGGGCGAGGTGCACACTCACCTGCACCGCGGGCTCGGGTCACTCGGCGTGATCACCAACGGCAGCGTGCGCGACCTGGACCAGATCGCGCCCGGCTTCCAGGTGCTGGCGGGCAAGGTCGCGCCCTCGCACGCGCACGTGCACCCGGTCGAGGTCGGCGTTCCGGTCTCGGTCGCGGGCATGCGCGTCTCGCCGGGTGACTGGATCCACGCCGACCGCCACGGCGCGGTGGTGATCCCCGAGCCCGCGCTCGCGTCGCTGGCGGCAGCCGCCGAAGCCGTGACTCGCCGCGAGCGCGTGCTGATCGAGGCCAGCCAGAAGCCCGGCTTCGACCTGGCGCAGCTCGAAGCGCTGCTCTCGGGGCGGGCGCACTGA
- a CDS encoding GNAT family N-acetyltransferase has translation MQAIRKLREDEWRLLRELRLRALRDSPDSFSPLAEEVAREDDAYWQRGARAFGTGEHAALFVAERDGRAVGLVSATAAAGTGYIGAMWLDPGARGAGLGRALLEAACSALRARGCARLVLSVTETNQRAIALYQSAGFALTGDSKPLRPGSPLRNLEMVATDGSA, from the coding sequence ATGCAGGCGATCCGGAAGCTGCGCGAGGACGAGTGGCGGCTGCTCCGGGAGCTGCGGCTGCGCGCGCTGCGTGACTCGCCCGATTCGTTCAGCCCGCTGGCCGAGGAAGTGGCTCGCGAAGACGACGCGTACTGGCAACGGGGCGCGCGCGCCTTCGGCACGGGCGAGCACGCGGCGCTCTTCGTCGCCGAGCGCGATGGACGGGCCGTGGGGCTGGTCTCGGCCACCGCGGCCGCCGGCACGGGCTACATCGGCGCGATGTGGCTCGACCCGGGCGCGCGCGGCGCGGGGCTCGGGCGCGCGCTGCTCGAGGCCGCCTGCTCCGCCTTGCGCGCGCGCGGCTGCGCGCGGCTGGTGCTGAGCGTGACCGAGACCAACCAGCGCGCGATCGCGCTCTACCAGAGCGCCGGCTTCGCGCTGACCGGTGACTCGAAGCCGCTTCGGCCCGGCTCGCCGCTGCGGAACCTGGAGATGGTCGCTACAGACGGAAGCGCGTGA
- a CDS encoding LLM class F420-dependent oxidoreductase, whose product MKIGVFATFMSPLATPQMVADLGRRLESAGLESLWMGEHVVLFDEMEFPYPGSRDGRIPVPQGGGMLDTVATFGFLAGATKSLRLGTGITLVPQRNPIYTAKEFATLDWLTGGRIDFGVGVGWCKEEVIACGYGWEDRGERCDEFLKAMIALWTQPLASFQGKHLQLAACRMDPKPVQKPHVPIIVGGHAPRSLRRAAELGSGWYGFALTPELTAATLKSLDGALAAAGRSRKGFEIVITPRDATPESLKAFADLGVDRLVVQLGSQKPEAVEKRLPELERLVRAAP is encoded by the coding sequence ATGAAGATCGGTGTCTTCGCGACGTTCATGTCCCCGCTGGCCACGCCGCAGATGGTGGCCGACCTGGGCCGCCGGCTCGAGTCGGCCGGGCTCGAGTCACTCTGGATGGGCGAGCACGTGGTGCTCTTCGACGAGATGGAGTTTCCCTATCCCGGCTCGCGCGACGGGCGGATCCCGGTGCCGCAAGGCGGGGGCATGCTCGACACGGTCGCGACCTTCGGCTTCCTCGCCGGCGCGACGAAGAGCCTGCGGCTCGGCACGGGCATCACGCTCGTGCCGCAGCGCAACCCGATCTACACCGCGAAGGAGTTCGCCACGCTCGACTGGCTCACGGGTGGGCGCATCGACTTCGGCGTCGGCGTGGGCTGGTGCAAGGAAGAGGTGATCGCCTGCGGCTACGGCTGGGAGGACCGCGGCGAGCGCTGCGACGAGTTCCTGAAGGCCATGATCGCCCTGTGGACCCAGCCGCTCGCGTCGTTCCAGGGCAAGCACCTGCAGCTCGCAGCGTGCCGCATGGATCCCAAGCCCGTGCAGAAGCCGCACGTGCCGATCATCGTCGGCGGCCACGCGCCTCGCTCGCTGCGCCGCGCCGCCGAGCTCGGCAGCGGCTGGTACGGCTTCGCACTGACTCCGGAGCTGACCGCGGCCACGCTGAAGAGCCTCGACGGCGCGCTCGCGGCGGCGGGGCGCTCGCGCAAGGGCTTCGAGATCGTGATCACCCCGCGCGACGCGACGCCCGAGTCACTGAAGGCGTTCGCCGACCTCGGGGTCGATCGGCTGGTGGTGCAGCTCGGCTCGCAGAAGCCGGAGGCGGTCGAGAAGCGCCTGCCGGAGCTGGAGCGGCTGGTGCGAGCGGCGCCCTAG
- a CDS encoding crotonase/enoyl-CoA hydratase family protein gives MTEPAVIVEKDGHVLFVSLNRPEKRNAINCEAMCRLYDAWNQLDQDDELRVAILTGKGSTFCAGMDLGEIGKMSSGKPENEWMKRAMTEPALIYGAWLKTYRPTKPVILAVEGFARAGGTEILQGTDIRVAGESAVFGVTEVQRGLFPMAGSTVRLRRQIGYAVAAEMLICGEDLPAKRAHELGLVNHVVPDGQALAKAREIAARIAMNGPLAVKAIVATLRQTETLPEDQAFAIEQKYGMAVMGSEDAREGPRAFLEKRAPVFRGK, from the coding sequence GTGACCGAGCCCGCCGTGATCGTCGAGAAGGACGGACACGTCCTCTTCGTGAGCCTGAACCGCCCCGAGAAGCGCAACGCCATCAACTGCGAGGCGATGTGCCGGCTCTACGACGCCTGGAACCAGCTCGACCAGGACGACGAGCTGCGCGTGGCGATCCTCACCGGGAAGGGCAGCACCTTCTGCGCGGGCATGGACCTGGGCGAGATCGGGAAGATGAGCTCGGGCAAGCCCGAGAACGAGTGGATGAAGCGCGCCATGACCGAGCCCGCGCTGATTTACGGCGCGTGGCTCAAGACCTACCGCCCGACCAAGCCCGTGATCCTGGCGGTCGAAGGCTTCGCGCGTGCCGGCGGTACGGAGATCCTGCAGGGCACCGACATCCGCGTGGCGGGCGAGAGCGCCGTGTTCGGAGTGACCGAGGTGCAGCGCGGCCTGTTTCCGATGGCGGGCTCGACCGTGCGCCTGCGGCGCCAGATCGGCTACGCGGTGGCCGCGGAGATGCTGATCTGCGGCGAGGACCTGCCCGCGAAGCGCGCCCATGAGCTCGGGCTCGTCAATCACGTGGTGCCCGACGGACAGGCGCTGGCGAAAGCGCGCGAGATCGCGGCGCGCATCGCCATGAATGGGCCGCTGGCCGTGAAGGCGATCGTCGCCACGCTGCGCCAGACCGAGACACTTCCCGAGGACCAGGCTTTCGCCATCGAGCAGAAGTACGGCATGGCGGTGATGGGCTCGGAGGACGCGCGCGAAGGTCCGCGCGCCTTCCTGGAGAAGCGCGCGCCGGTGTTTCGCGGCAAGTGA
- a CDS encoding alpha/beta hydrolase, with product MTPLEPVVGRYLTLELDGLAHRVYFEEAGRGIPLLCQHTAGAHGAQWRHLLAAEEVTRDFRVIAYDLPYHGKSLPPEGKTWWAEEYRLTKAFLMQVPLALARALELERPVYLGSSIGGHLALDLAANHPESFRAVIGLEAAASTPGGWDDIFNHPRVSNAFKASLMYGLTSPTAPERYRRETEWVYSQGAPPVFKGDLYYYSVDHQMTREQLGAIDTRRCRVHLLTGEYDFTTPLDMARDVAAAIPGAEWAPMTGLGHFPMCEDPERFLAVIRPVLEKIRAQG from the coding sequence GTGACTCCGCTCGAGCCGGTCGTGGGCCGCTACCTGACGCTCGAGCTCGACGGGCTCGCCCACCGGGTGTATTTCGAGGAGGCGGGCAGGGGCATTCCGCTGCTCTGCCAGCACACCGCGGGGGCGCACGGCGCGCAGTGGCGCCACCTGCTGGCCGCCGAGGAGGTCACGCGCGACTTCCGGGTGATCGCCTACGACCTGCCGTATCACGGGAAGTCACTCCCGCCGGAAGGCAAGACCTGGTGGGCCGAGGAATACCGTCTCACCAAGGCCTTCCTGATGCAGGTGCCGCTGGCGCTCGCGCGGGCGCTCGAGCTGGAGCGCCCCGTGTATCTGGGCAGCTCGATCGGCGGACACCTCGCGCTCGACCTGGCCGCGAACCACCCGGAGTCGTTCCGCGCCGTGATCGGGCTCGAGGCCGCCGCCAGCACTCCGGGCGGCTGGGACGACATCTTCAACCACCCGCGCGTCTCCAACGCCTTCAAGGCCAGCCTGATGTACGGACTCACCTCGCCCACGGCGCCGGAGCGCTACCGGCGCGAGACGGAGTGGGTGTACAGCCAGGGCGCGCCGCCGGTGTTCAAGGGCGATCTCTACTACTACAGCGTCGATCATCAGATGACCCGTGAGCAGCTCGGCGCGATCGACACCCGGCGCTGCCGCGTGCATCTCCTGACCGGCGAGTACGACTTCACGACGCCGCTCGACATGGCGCGCGACGTGGCGGCGGCGATCCCGGGCGCCGAGTGGGCGCCGATGACGGGGCTGGGCCACTTCCCGATGTGCGAGGACCCGGAGCGTTTTCTCGCCGTGATCCGGCCGGTGCTGGAGAAGATCCGCGCGCAGGGCTGA
- a CDS encoding glucose 1-dehydrogenase has protein sequence MRLSGKVAVVTGGARGIGAGIATCLAKEGAAVAVVDIDGPEAEKTAKGLGGRALGIAADCSDERAIAAAVERVVRELGGLDVMVNNAGAGTGVIRPEEIPTGPGLENLPQASWDSQLANNLRTTFAGCKAAIPRLRARGGGTIVNIASIAALVPSPQLAAYGAAKAGVVHLTKSLALELGPSNIRVNAICPGFLFTRAWEGLAMVMKLTRPEYRDLSAREIFLAAVKQAAPLGREQTPEDIGKLVCFLASDDAMNITGQEIKVDGGITLKTGSGV, from the coding sequence ATGAGGCTCTCGGGCAAGGTCGCGGTGGTCACGGGGGGGGCGCGCGGGATCGGCGCGGGCATCGCCACCTGCCTGGCCAAGGAGGGCGCGGCGGTCGCCGTGGTCGACATCGACGGGCCGGAAGCGGAGAAGACGGCGAAGGGGCTGGGCGGGCGCGCGCTCGGCATCGCCGCGGATTGCTCCGACGAGCGGGCGATCGCCGCGGCCGTGGAGCGCGTCGTGCGCGAGCTCGGCGGACTCGACGTGATGGTGAACAACGCGGGCGCCGGCACCGGAGTGATTCGCCCGGAGGAGATCCCGACCGGGCCGGGGCTCGAGAATCTGCCGCAGGCCTCGTGGGACTCACAGCTCGCGAACAACCTGCGCACCACGTTCGCGGGCTGCAAGGCGGCGATCCCGCGCCTGCGGGCGCGCGGCGGCGGGACGATCGTGAACATCGCCTCGATCGCGGCGCTGGTGCCCTCGCCGCAGCTCGCGGCGTACGGCGCGGCCAAGGCCGGCGTGGTGCATCTCACGAAGTCACTGGCGCTCGAGCTCGGCCCGTCCAACATCCGCGTGAACGCGATCTGTCCGGGCTTCCTGTTCACGCGCGCCTGGGAGGGTCTGGCCATGGTCATGAAGCTGACTCGCCCCGAGTACCGCGACCTCTCGGCGCGCGAGATCTTCCTGGCCGCGGTGAAGCAGGCCGCGCCGCTCGGGCGCGAGCAGACCCCCGAGGACATCGGCAAGCTCGTGTGCTTCCTGGCCAGCGACGACGCCATGAACATCACCGGGCAGGAGATCAAGGTCGACGGCGGGATCACCCTGAAGACCGGCTCGGGTGTGTGA
- a CDS encoding glutathione S-transferase family protein, translating to MKIYGHKQAPNPRRVRIFLAEKGVSVPTEEVDIFARDNRKPPFLAKNPLGGIPVLELDDGTCIAESVAICRYLEGLHPKPALFGETPLQEATIEMWNRRLELVLFQSIGMVWIHGHPLTKALLKQIPENVAPARARAAEFFALLDAELAKRPFIAGPSYSIADVTALCAIDFGRFIEVTPDASLAHLARWHAAVSARPSAGA from the coding sequence ATGAAGATCTACGGTCACAAGCAAGCCCCCAACCCGCGCCGCGTGCGCATCTTCCTGGCCGAGAAAGGCGTGAGCGTGCCGACCGAAGAGGTCGACATCTTCGCCCGTGACAACCGCAAGCCGCCATTCCTGGCCAAGAACCCGCTGGGCGGCATTCCCGTGCTCGAGCTCGACGACGGCACGTGCATCGCGGAGTCGGTCGCGATCTGCCGCTACCTCGAGGGACTCCACCCCAAGCCGGCGCTGTTCGGCGAGACACCGCTGCAAGAGGCCACGATCGAGATGTGGAACCGGCGCCTGGAGCTCGTGCTGTTCCAGTCGATCGGCATGGTGTGGATCCACGGCCACCCGCTCACGAAGGCGTTGCTGAAGCAGATCCCCGAGAACGTGGCGCCGGCCCGGGCGCGCGCCGCGGAGTTCTTCGCCCTGCTCGACGCCGAGCTGGCCAAGCGCCCGTTCATCGCGGGGCCGAGCTACTCGATCGCCGACGTCACGGCCCTGTGCGCGATCGACTTCGGGCGCTTCATCGAAGTGACTCCCGATGCGTCGCTCGCCCACCTGGCGCGCTGGCACGCGGCGGTGTCTGCCCGGCCCAGCGCCGGAGCCTAG
- a CDS encoding LLM class flavin-dependent oxidoreductase has protein sequence MKIGALQFFGWPDRRIPLTEVYARALERVDVMERSGFDAVWLAEHHFSGYSVCPNVHLMGMHVAGRTERLRIGTAVTLPSLSHPLRVAEEVALLDVLSGGRVNWGAGRGFDAKEHRAFGITPDQSYPKFREYFEAVLAAWRQERASFRGEFVSFEDIEVLPRPLQQPHPPVWIGASSLEAIEWGAAHGHSILMDPHSTHAEIAAKRRRYDEVLRSHGHAIAGRDIPVARQIAIAASDEEAREVALRGSSWLLGSYDRSGTTGPRVSGNARATLRRPIDEYVDGCVVWGSPARVRDELARLRSELPLEYLMIAPLSETSFRLFVTEVLEKL, from the coding sequence GTGAAGATCGGCGCGCTCCAGTTCTTCGGCTGGCCGGACCGGCGGATCCCGCTCACCGAAGTGTATGCGCGCGCGCTCGAGCGGGTCGACGTCATGGAGCGCTCCGGGTTCGACGCGGTGTGGCTCGCCGAGCACCACTTCTCGGGCTACAGCGTGTGCCCCAACGTGCATCTCATGGGCATGCACGTGGCCGGGCGGACGGAACGCCTGCGCATCGGCACCGCGGTCACCTTGCCCTCGCTCTCGCACCCGCTGCGCGTGGCGGAAGAGGTGGCGCTGCTCGACGTGCTCTCCGGCGGCCGGGTCAACTGGGGCGCCGGGCGGGGCTTCGACGCCAAGGAGCACCGCGCCTTCGGAATCACTCCGGACCAGAGCTATCCGAAGTTCCGTGAGTATTTCGAGGCCGTGCTGGCGGCGTGGCGCCAGGAGCGCGCCAGCTTCCGGGGTGAGTTCGTCTCGTTCGAAGACATCGAGGTGCTGCCGCGGCCGCTGCAGCAGCCGCACCCGCCGGTGTGGATCGGGGCGTCCTCGCTCGAGGCGATCGAGTGGGGCGCCGCGCACGGTCACTCGATCCTGATGGACCCGCACAGCACGCACGCCGAGATCGCCGCAAAGCGGCGGCGCTACGACGAGGTCCTGCGCAGTCACGGTCATGCCATCGCGGGCCGCGACATCCCCGTCGCGCGCCAGATCGCGATCGCGGCCAGCGACGAAGAGGCGCGCGAGGTGGCCCTGCGCGGCAGCTCCTGGCTGCTCGGCTCCTACGACCGCAGCGGCACGACCGGTCCGCGTGTCTCGGGCAACGCGCGCGCGACGCTGCGCCGGCCGATCGACGAGTACGTCGACGGCTGCGTCGTGTGGGGCTCGCCGGCACGCGTGCGCGACGAGCTCGCGCGGCTGCGCAGCGAGCTGCCGCTGGAGTACCTGATGATCGCGCCCCTGTCCGAGACGTCGTTCCGGCTCTTCGTGACCGAGGTGCTCGAGAAGCTGTGA
- a CDS encoding alpha/beta hydrolase produces the protein MNESTSKPALHVESRGRKDRPALLLLHGLLSSNLQWELQRPAFDDAFRWHAAELWGHGGSPAPIDPPAYSADGYVGAFEALRRALGLERWIVVGQSLGAGLMLRYALDHPEAVRGIVLTNSLSAFSEVGSALHSPTLEDVRALDLRTLPVHPTHAKRFPQDLRDRMARAADGVDRVALWRAFAETLRSTCCRDQLPKLAVPALLVNGARERAFQPHRDFAAGAMPGLRVVDLEAGHAVNIEAPQEFEAAVLGFTASLADG, from the coding sequence ATGAACGAGTCGACTTCAAAGCCCGCGCTCCACGTCGAATCACGCGGCCGCAAAGACCGGCCCGCGCTGCTGCTTCTGCACGGCCTCTTGTCCAGCAACCTGCAGTGGGAGCTGCAGCGGCCCGCGTTCGACGACGCCTTCCGCTGGCACGCTGCCGAGCTCTGGGGACACGGCGGCTCGCCAGCTCCGATCGACCCACCCGCCTATTCGGCCGACGGCTACGTGGGCGCCTTCGAGGCGCTGCGCCGCGCGCTCGGGCTCGAGCGCTGGATCGTGGTGGGTCAGTCACTCGGCGCGGGGCTGATGCTGCGCTACGCGCTCGACCACCCCGAGGCGGTGCGCGGGATCGTGCTCACGAACTCGCTGTCTGCGTTCAGCGAGGTCGGGTCGGCGCTGCACAGCCCGACGCTCGAGGACGTGCGCGCGCTCGATCTGCGCACGCTGCCCGTCCACCCGACTCACGCCAAGCGCTTCCCCCAGGACCTGCGCGACCGCATGGCGCGCGCCGCCGACGGCGTCGACCGGGTCGCGCTGTGGCGCGCGTTCGCCGAGACTCTCCGCTCGACCTGCTGCCGCGACCAGCTGCCGAAGCTCGCCGTGCCGGCGCTGCTCGTGAACGGCGCTCGCGAGCGGGCCTTCCAGCCGCACCGCGACTTCGCAGCCGGAGCCATGCCCGGCCTGCGCGTCGTCGACCTCGAGGCCGGCCACGCGGTGAACATCGAGGCGCCGCAGGAGTTCGAGGCCGCGGTCCTCGGGTTTACAGCCAGCCTCGCCGACGGATGA